Within Butyrivibrio fibrisolvens, the genomic segment ATATCCAGAACATAATAAGATTGTGATATGAATACAAGCGATTAGTTAAGAATATCAGCTTTAAAGTAATATAGAATAGAAGAGGTAAGTTAAGGATATCAGCTTTAAAGTAATATAGAATAATGGGATTAAAAGTAATATGAGCATTATCCCAAAATAGGAAAAAGTAATGAATGATAGTAATATAGACAACAACATAGATAACAAAATATCAGATACACTTCCTGATATAAAATCAATGCCTCTTCCAGAGCTTACACAAGCTATCATAAGCCTTGGCGAACCTAAGTTTCGTGCCAAGCAGCTTTATGAATGGATGCACAAAAAGATGGCAGGAAGCTATGATGAGATGACCAATATACCAAAGTCTCTCAAAGAAAAGCTTAAAGTTTCGTATTCCTATACATCGCTAAAAGTAGTAGATGTTCAGGAATCTAAGCTTGATGAGACCAAGAAATTTCTCTTCGGACTTTCTGATGGCAATGTCATCGAAAGCGTATTTATGAAGTATAAGTTTGGTTGTAGCGTATGTATATCATCTCAGGTTGGATGCCGTATGGGATGCAGATTCTGTGCTTCTACTATAGACGGCGTAGTAAGATCCTTGATGCCAGGAGAGATGCTGGATCAGATATATGCAATTTCCAGGATCACAGGACAGAAGATATCTCACGTAGTAGTAATGGGTTCAGGTGAGCCACTTGATAACTATGACAATCTACTGGTATTTATACGTATGCTTACAGGTGAAGATGGTATGAACATGAGTCAGAGGAATCTGACTGTGTCTACATG encodes:
- the rlmN gene encoding 23S rRNA (adenine(2503)-C(2))-methyltransferase RlmN, yielding MNDSNIDNNIDNKISDTLPDIKSMPLPELTQAIISLGEPKFRAKQLYEWMHKKMAGSYDEMTNIPKSLKEKLKVSYSYTSLKVVDVQESKLDETKKFLFGLSDGNVIESVFMKYKFGCSVCISSQVGCRMGCRFCASTIDGVVRSLMPGEMLDQIYAISRITGQKISHVVVMGSGEPLDNYDNLLVFIRMLTGEDGMNMSQRNLTVSTCGLVPKIRELAGEHFSINLALSLHASNQEKRQKLMPIANKYELSDVIDACRYYFNETGRQLTFEYSLVAGVNDTTEDAQKLSELLKGLNAIVNLIPVNPIKERDFAAPTRENALAFKNKLEKSGINVTIRREMGRDIDGACGQLRRRHLNEN